Genomic segment of Hippocampus zosterae strain Florida chromosome 12, ASM2543408v3, whole genome shotgun sequence:
ggagaaaatcaaaatgtcgtccagataaacgaaacagaaaatgtttatcatgtcccttaaaacgtcgttgatgaggttttggaatactgcaggagcgttagtaagcccgaaaggcatcaccaaatacagtgcactccgcttaatagaacaccggttaatagagtaatccgcttaatagagcaaaaggctctggaacagatttgcctaatgcaatttcctataaagatactccgcttagtagaacagatctccgcttaatagaacaggccgtaagcaatgaacattgtaaactagtggttttcgaagtgtagctatcgcgatactgtaccactatcgcgagaaaacgcggtagttctagccgtatacagtaacaggtagcacgcgtcactccacacatagacacacgcacgtcacaatggcttcaacttcattcaagagacgagagagagacgaagtgtagctatcgcgatactgtaccactatcgcgagaaaacgcggtggttctagccgtatacagtaacaggtagcacgcgtcactccacacatagacacacgcacgtcacaatggcttcaacttcatacaagagacgagggctatcacctgcggataagaaggacatactcagacgatacgatgcattgccggattctcagaaggtacgcctgcggtttccaggacttccctcttatccagcgcattgagcgggaagtcaaccgcaaaattacggactcctgtttccagacaaaagtaacgaaatttttctcgtgatttgagatgtttgactgaagttgattaaagttgttgtttgattaaagatatggacgtccacagtcgaaatatctcttctaactcgtcagcagggggttttctgcgtgcataacttggtcgtcgacgtgtctgaaggtgtacctaataaagtgtctccggttaatagaaaccccgcttagtagaacagaagcgcttcggcccaatggtgttctattaagcggagtgcactgtactcgaaatggcccagaggggtcttaaaagcggtcttccattcgtcaccctctctgatacggaccgagtggtaagcgctgcgcaaatctaGTTTTGAGAAGACTGTGGCGGATTGCAGTGGGGCAAAGGCGGAATCcaacaaaggtagtgggtatctattctttatgGTTATGTCGTTTAACCCacggtagtcgacgcagggtcgcagggtcttgtcctttttacccacgaagaaaaaacccgcccctaacggtgaacgtgatggtctaatgagacctgcagcgaacGAGCTGTTGatatactccgtcaacgcctcgcgctcaggctgggacacctgatacagccgcgaggtcggcaacggagcgcccggctgcaggtctatagcgcaatcgtaggggcggtgtgggggcaaagaacacgcgcgatcctcgctgaaaacctccttgaggtcccgatagcaatccggcactccgtcaaggcagatctcctcggggggtgtgacacgatcgtaccccccgacggctgactgtaagcAGTGTTGATAACAGTATGGGCTCCAACTATCTatggctgggcgcgcccaggaaattacggggttatgtaccttgagccagggtaaaccgaggatgataggGGCgttacgggaccgcattacgagGAAGCGAcggtgctcgacatggttaccggaaaGTTGGAGCTTCAATGGCTCTGTTCTATGtgtaacgaccgccaggagacgcccatcgagatcacgaacccgcttcctatcgattAGTTCCTCCAGAAAACAACCCAGTTCGGATGCGAGATCAGTGTCCATCAGGCAGTCATCCGCCCCTGAgtcagggcccgaacccgcctcgaccgggacccaccaaatatctccctaTTGagctccagtctgttggggtgtcccggtcgcatTTCGATACGGTTAGACTCGGGGGGTGACccgcgggatcgtgactcacagtactcggggtggGCGTGAAACGACGATCCTGGATAGCTGGTagtggcgtgaggagatggtgggacGCTGTCATTCGTCGCCCGATCGCGGAGACGACGACTTCTTCCCTCCATACCAACGTCTTTACCTCCCAGTTGCATCGGTTTCTCCgtgggtgctgtctcccggactCGGGAGTGGTCACCGAGCCTTGCAGCCCTGAGTACTCCACGCTGTTCCTCACGGTGCGCAGTGCGTCGGAACGGAAACCGATCTCCTCcacgctccctcaggcgattgtccatgaggagggcgaggtcgatcagctcctccaggtcggtgctgtggtcgcgggtagccagctcgtccttgagttgcgtgttcaggccacggcgaaacagtccacacagtgcTCGATCGGCGTGTCCGCtttgtgctgccagaatccggaactcgatggagtagtccgcgaccgatcgttctccctggtggagggcgagtagccgaccctctgcctctcggccgcgcacgggatggtggaacacccggcgaaatgctgtcacgaactcagggaacgacgatcggagattcggcttggcgtcgctggtcgcaatcgcccatgacgccgccggacctgtcaacaaactcataacataggccactttggcggcatcattagcgtaggcagacagctgttggtcgaatatgagtgagcactggtgaaggaagtgaccacactgcccatgctcacccctgtaacgaggggggtgtggaagcgatggttccctcgacatagtggtatGTGAGGGGGGCGCTTCCGGGGTGGTCGGACGGCCCCCGGAGGGAGGgcgtctccgttcctccacccgcactaaacgaggttcgaattcgtcgaaccgatgagccagcatggagaccgcgcctcggagttccgaaatggcttggccctgctgactcatctgttgctcttgtcgggtaagagcggacaatattttctcgatatctgcgggatccatggtggccggagaattctgtcacgttctgcccgaagcgataacagatcgctccgtgcagaacaaggaagtaaagggttggatccccggaaagcagacaacgaaaaaatcttgtcaaacaaaaagtgtctttaatgacaaaaaacagaaagagcccgacagggaaaaacggtaacagaaaacgctgatcaaataaggatcaggaaaaaacaaagaaggaaatcaactgaaaacgctcgcggaaaacaaaacgcgAGGAGGGTCTGAATTGGcgaagaaaaatacaacaatccACAATTAGAGCAATAACGCGTATATCGAAAGAAACGGCCGTAAGGCGAGAAGGCAAAGAGTCAATTGTAATAGCGTAAATGGAGCACGAGagaaatatggcacggcgtggaattctccggcagagaatgagctgccagagccacttgataaaggcctgataatcaccctggaaattaagaacaggtgtgcagtaggcagagggaaaaacccgccaccttctggcaggcacggaacgtgacaaaatGGGCTCATACCTTTCCTCTCTATGCTCCTCCCCTACCTGCCCGTAGCCTGAGGTCAGTGAACCAGCTACTGGAGGTACTGAGGACGAAGTGAAGGCTAAGAGTTAATCGGGActtttccattgctggtccCTCCCTTTAGAATGACCTTCAACGTCAGGTTGTTTTTTATGTTATGAATTCATTCTTTAAACTGTCTTTGTTTCCTCCGACGTTACATTACAACAACATGCCCACTCTGTCACAGTGAAATACCAATGGCTATTTTATATACATGGTGGGCCAATAAAATGTTAGCAGTTTTTAATCATATGCAGGTTTTTGAAATGACGATGTattacaaataaacaaataaataccggtacataagGATTTACAGATTTGGAACAGAAATATTAAATTAACATTTGTTACcactttgtcttttgtttgataTTATGGTCAATCCACGCTCATCTTCCGGAGATTACAGCTGTAACGAGCACATTGTTAAAACACTTTGTTAATTTATAAGGCcaatgtgcacttggcaccaggatactgggctctcctatctcagGGTGTTAACGTCACCAAGGTGTTTAAAAGGCTCTTCCATGGAAGGGCACTGGGCCTGAATAAAATCCGCCCAATATTCTTAAAAGCCTCTTCAGGCCactacagagcttgctgatgagctgatcatttgaatcacgtGCGTTgagatacatccatccattttctgaaccgctcaatcctcactcgGGTTGCAGGGGGTGCCGTAGACCAtcccttcgggcagtaggcggggaacaccctgaaccggttgccagccaactgcagggcacacacagacacaaacaaaaaaacattcgcgCTCCCACCCACATCCAGGGACAACAGGGATCGAAAACAGGTAGGATATGGCTCTttaggaaccggagttccctaaaCCAGATTAAAAGTATTTTCAGCCTCATCCTGGTGCAAATTACAGTGTAATCTTAAATTGGACTGCTCATGTCCTTTTATGGAACATGGATGGTGATTATGTTGCACAGTATTGATTTGCAGTGTTGGGTGAGTTACTTccaaaaataatatacagtatttcatatTGCTGGTTTCTTGCATTTAAAAGTATAACTTTTCTTTACAATTTGCCATTCGTGCCAAACTCCAGTACTCAAGAGCCACTACCTTGCATGTTTTatatgtttccctcctccaacacacaccTAATTTAAATGAACAGGATAGTGATAGATCATTGATTTACAATTATTCGTCTCACAGCGGAAACAGACAGAGAGACGGACAGGCTataggagacaaaaaaaaataggagaaaaAATATCACTTTGTAAAGAGATCCAGATCCGACCTGaacgcatctttttttttctttattaaacacacacacacacacacgcgcgcgcacacacacacacacacacacacacacacacacacacacacacacacacacacacaatctagaATTCAGTCAGTTGGAATTGTTCTTACTATACGGGGACAAAGGTTCGAgatgaactgaataaaaaatctAAACAATAAACGAGTACCGCACATTTCTTATTTCATGGGGCATAATGTAGTTCGACCAACTGAGTGGCCGTAGAGTGACATCATCGGCCAGCACAGGACCTTTGCCCagatttatattaaaaaaaaaaaagccctccacCCAGAGCCAGACTAATTTGCATTTACTCGGTAACGGTCAATCAAAGTGATCCTCATTTTGCAGACgacaattcatttcattttattgtttatttgaaaGGACGGTGCACACTGAAGAACACTTGTACAATTCCTGTGGAGATGTGCCGAGATAGCATACAGCTGAGCCCATTTACATTCTACATTTTACATTCTAAGAACTGACAAGAATAGCAGTTGAGAAATGGTTTGTGTAGACATGTCCTGACCCTTTCCCAGTCTTTTGCTCCCCTGCATATGATTGTGCGCTCATACACCACTCGCCTTACTCTTGATTATCGTTTGTAATCATTTGCTTCGGGCAATGGTTCATTTCTTTATGCACACACGACACCACCTGGTGGCCATATGTATAATTACATGCACCTGGAGCTGGCCCACACAACGTGTGATGATGCACTGATGCATGGCAAACCTGTCGAACATCGGGAGTAGTTCCTGAATCAGTCACGTGGTACATCTGCCAGCGAGGCTTTGAACTTCTGGCAGGTGTAGCTCCTCCCCAAATTGAAGCAAGCCATCATACACGAATTGCGGAAACGCCCCTTTCATTACTTGATACATACACATTGGAAGTCTCGCCACGTCTCGGAAAATCACTTCAGaagtttaaatgtatttaaagtatGTGAGAGGTGTACAACTACATTTAAAAGTTTTTGGCCTCTATGTTGCAGATTTTTGTGGATCGCGGGTGGCTTTGGAGCTTTTCTCTTGAGATAAATGGGATTTATTAATAGATAATTATGGTCTAAATATGAATGCTTAAGTGGGTTTCTAGTGTAATCTTAATAAAATTTTCACCTAAAGTACAAGCGTGCAAAACTGAATTAAAGGTTAACATTGTCTCACATccctgaaaatggctggcgaCCGACCACCACTGGGTGTCCTGCGGCTCTTTCTCAAAGATGGTGAGGTATGCTCCACTGGACCCATGATCATAATATGGAGAAACGttatagaaaattgatggatagctGTCTCAATCACTTTAAGGTAGTGTACGTGCTGAAAACAGCTACAATTAGTAATTGCAGTCATTCCAGATTGTCACAAAAGATCCAACTGTAGACAGATGGTTATCACTGGAGAGGATTTTAGGAGGTACAAAGGCAACAATAGGAAATACAAAACCTTCAATCAGTACCTGACTAATAAGCACAGTAGCGTCCCATGCGACAGTGGAAACAATGTCCAAATGTCACGCTGTAGTACTTTAATGCAAAAGATCTGCAGCAATTGCGTGACCTGTCACTACTGTCTGCCATGTTGGATTTTCATCAAGGCAGATCAAAAGAGATTTACTGTAGCTATCGGGTGTATGGATAGTATGACTCTACTCTCTGTGAATTTGCATGAAGTCGTGGAAGCCAAGGTATATATTGCTGGTATCCAGCGGAATCCGTGCCTCTCCGTAACTTTTCAGGAAACCAAAATAACTGTTGAGTCATTTGCATTATCAAAAGAGCAAGCCATTTACAAATATATAGCAGTcaaacatttgtaaaaatgacACTTGTGGATGGACTAACAATGTCGatttgtggaggaaaaaaacatttcattgactACATTTTGATTTGGGAGGTTTCAGTCTGACACTTGACCTTCTTCCCGAAGGTAGGCAAAACTTTCACATGATGGtaattgagggaaaaaaaaagcctcataaACTTggtttcaatttgagttttctcTTTCATATTGTTGAAACGTGTATTTTGTGTGGTGTCTTGCGGCCACATGTTCTACAAGGCCAGTCAGGTTCAttgacatcctttttttttttaacatgttttggTTAAAGTGGGTATCGAGAGTTACAGTGACAAGATGTATGtgactttttgggggtttgtGAGTAGTACAGCTGACTCTGCTGTCAGCTGCTTGACAAACAATAGACCTGTTTTCCAaactgtatgtatgtaaataAGATGACATGAAAAACCAAGTGTTCTTGAAGGAATTAGATTGCATTGAGGTGTTTGTGTGAAAAGTGAATGTATGCATTATATATGTCCATGTAAtgtatatatgtaaaaaaaaaaacttccccaATGTGAAAGACAATGTCTCACCGATTTATGTGATTAcagagctgcaaaaaaaaaaaaatctccagggTTTCCCTATCCGTCCATGtccactcatttttgtcgcaggccacattgtagttatcaTTTCCCTTTGAGGGCCGTTTAGAATTtagggaaaccatataaatgtttcatcccttccacatattacatacagagcacacaacaatttgatgaataattagttttaaaatcagaaatcaataataatgactgttattgtggatgacatatgacaatttgaaaatttggttcagactttaggaAGCATCACATTTGACGTGCTTGacttgctttcgtgggccacataaaatgatgtggtgggccaatctggcccaccgggccttgactttgacacccgaaTGCTCTACAGGAAATGTACTGGAGTATGTGATGTTCATTGTTTTGTGTCCATATTCTTCTGTCTTTTTTGCTGCCATGTTATTTTGAAAGTGGCCCAAAGACTCTGACATACCACTGAACATCTGAACATCCATCAGGTGATGAATGCTATCCATCTTTATGAATATCGCGCTTGAACgatgctgcagctgtaacgacgcgctttacagaatatttgaaataaaataacaaaaataatacagcCGAACATATAAACTATTTGTCAGTTTCAAAATGAGGATAAAGCATTTCCTTTGACCACAAATGTTATTACTATGGGTTTTAAATTATTTGAATGCAATTACAATTAAGGAGGATTTGTTCATTGGCATTGCATCAGACATGATTCAGACCTTATGTCTCATGGCACTTGTAGGTTGCCATTAacactcatattcacacctatTAAGCAAATGTGAGCCTTTGATGAActcaacatgcatgtttttgcaacacTGGATGTAGGCCAGCATattcagagaaaacccacataaacATGGCGAGAAACTTCACACGTGAGGGCTTAAGATTggaacccagaacctcttgaCTGTGATTCAGACATTTTAACCCTCGCACACACTTATGGTCCAATGTATTTAAGTAAAATGTCAGACTTTACAATTCCAATGCTGTTTTGGTGAAAGTTATTCCAATCATTAATATTGTAACATCACTGATCACTTTCAGATTAAAGCAACTAGTATACGGTACTATTAAATATATTACCTTTTGTATGATAAACACAGCTTGATAAGGTTATGTGTtgaatgtgttgttttgatCACCTGTAATTGGCACACCTTCCGTGAGGTGTCATGTGACCTTCTTTTGTCAGAGGAGGTCTCATTAGCTTAGAATGTGCTTGTGTCTAATGAGTAGACTAGTATGGTCCCTCAGGACCAAATTAGTTTTTCAGAAAATCAGTATCAGTTTATGAATGGGTGTGGCTGTCAGGAGAGTCAGTCAAATCACGTGACGCACTTTGATACTGGTCCTCGGTGTGTTTTAGTGTGATGTttgacgtttcttttttttctgcagaggATGAGTCAACTAGtccaaatgtattttataattgtattttttggcaTTGTGATAATATACAATACTTAAAATGTATTGATATATTGTTAacattgatttgactttttgaagTCCTGTTGGGTTCTTTTTCAAAACAGGCCATGGGCACCTGACTTTATGAGCAAATTAGTCTGAGGTCACAAATGATCTGGAAACCTTGgtttacattattttattataattgtatttgttttgttttccttgaataaaacattatttaATAAAGTACCAATGAATGCTTGCATTTTTAGTGTATTCATTCGACCATAATTGTTGACTTGAAAATAGTTTACCGTATTTGATGACTAGTTTTCTAAATGTGCCCTGCAATGTAAGAGGATACTATTCAACACATTcacatgaaattcaacaatataCTCTTAATGATGAATTAAGCAATGATGAGTAAAATCTAAATACATTTTACCTGTGAAAGTACTATACTTTGGTTAAAAATCTCACACAGTATGCAGTACACTttatttgaatgcacatgtaAAAAACAGTGAAGCACATTTTACATATGTAAATACTATACTCTAAGCAGACGGTGCAGTGTATAAACATTTTTGGAGACAAACTAAATATTGTGCAGCTAAAAGTGAAATGAGGGAATCACACAGTTGCACATGAACAGAAAGTCACAAATGCAGTTTTGCCTGCGCTGTATGTGACGACTGGTGTGGTGCTTAAAATtgtttgacaaaatgaaaatgtgataaAATGAGCAATGAAGTGCAATTTTAacactgaaacaaaacaaaaaggtagcACGACGTTTTATACATATTTTTCTCACATTTTATTAGCTAAACACAAGTAACGGTTGAATCTACATTATGTTGGGCTGCTGAAAGTCAGGCTTCAGAATCTGCAGTGTCACAATGAGCTTCATGGATTTTCTAAACCAGGGATAGAAAATGGCATAGATCATTGGATTCAGACAGGAGTTTAAGTAGAACATGCTGATAATAAAGGTTGCAGATGACGCATTGAGCAGTGTGTTCTGTCCCGAGATGGCGACGCAGAAATACGGCATGATACACACAATGAACACTACCACCAACAACCCGAGGGTCCTGGCTGCTTTCAGCTCAGAACTTTTGATGGCTGGACCCTGCAACGTGATGCTCCCCACACGGGAGTGCATAGCCCGTGCATGAGAAACAGCCACCATAAACACTCTAATATACAGAATAACAATGACAGTGATCGGGCCTATGAAGGAGATAAAGAGGTCCGTCATTCCTGCGGCGTATGAGACTACATTCACGCACTCTCCGACACAGGTGTTGAACCTGCCCGGTTGCTTCAGATTATCCATGGAAAACAAAGAGTTGAAGACAAATGACGCCGACCAACATAAGAGAACAGAGATATCTACCCTGGTTTTTGTAACCTTGATGGTGTAACACAGAGGGTCGCAGATAGCCAGGTAGCGGTCGATTGATATGAACACCATGCTTCCTATTGAGGCGGATGTGACAGAGTGAtccacaacaaaatacaaaacacacatcAAGTCACCGAAGAACCAACAACCTCCAAGGAGAGAAATCGGAAACAACATGAGGAAACCCACCAGCAAATCGGAGATGGCAAGAGAAAGCAGCAGGAGGTTAGTGGGGGTGTGCAGCTGcctaaaacatacaaaaaaacttattattattattattattattattattattattattattatcagtcaTCAATTGTGAATGTACAATTAGCACTTTAAGCATTACTTAAAGTGGGAGATGGAGATGATGACAAGCAGGTTCAGAGTGACGGTGATCAGAGACATAGCCGATAGGAGGATGTAGGCGGCGATCGGGTGAGGACGCTGTGTCTTGCTGCAGGAAGCGTTGACGACCAGTGGGAAGCACAACTCAGCTTCCACTGAGGTCTCCATTATCAGGGTGTAACGAAATGATCCGGGTCGGTGTGAATCCCACGTAGGGaaggataaaaaataaaataaaataagaaaatacaaatggAAATTGCTTGTCTCAAAAGGACAAGAGAATCAAATCAGGACAAATACCAACTGAGAACAACTTTCTCAACAAAATGACTGCATACAAGAAGAAACAGAAAGCAATAAACAAGGAAGAAGAGCAACAGAGCAAAAATCTGTAACATGTAGAAAATTGCACATGAATAATGACTTGACCAAGGCAAATTATCCAACAGTCAGTGCTCGGCAggagagtccttaaatagtggtTTGATTGATCATGCCGTGAAACAGGCGCGTAGCTGGAAAGATTGGAACACCTGCGTCACCTGCTGGAGACTAAAAGAATCTGAATCATGACACACAGGGAAGCAGTGGATGAGCCGCCCCCACTTTGACTGGActtggctttttattttataccaTCTAATAAACACCACGTCATACCCTGCATCACCTTTTGCACcttcttcatcatttttttcccgttcACCATTCTCCCATACTTTGCTGTTAGTATTATTTTGGGATCAATAACTATTGGTAGTCATAAAGGCTTTGTGATAAAGCCTCTAAGATCCCTATAGCCGATGAGTTGGGCAAGAAGTAGAGGCGACGTATAAAGGGAACTCAAATTCAACATGGTTTACATAGTTTCAAGTGGCTGCCAACTCattaagtgtgaaattaaagtaCCAACTTGGTTTTTTTCGTTAGCAAATTTATCAAAATATGTTCAATCGTGAAACAATCTGAATTTTGCAGCAATTTGCTAATTATGATAATGCAACTGAGAAGTTATTGTTTgctcataccatccacagtcagtcAAAAGTGTTAGGGTGGTTCTGttagtgaccaacaggtggctctttagggctcctcctgcagtggcacacctgttggtcattgtgtcattagttagTGTTtggttaaaaggactccctgccCGACCAGTCGGTGTCGGAtcattgtgtgtgtctctgtacacatgtctgttttgtttttgtcacaggttttttgttatttgttacttttttttcttgtggtctTTCAGGACTTTGAGCTTTTGAGTTAGTTTCTCCAGTGTACCCCTGTTTGcagttttgttaaatacatgttagtcgctcctccctgctttttgggatccACTACTCCACCATCACGCAAAACGTGACAAAAGGCATACAACCTCAATACACTCATTCAACCAAgtctaaataaaatgtatgtgaGTAGAATTAGGAAAATGAACTGTGCTcaagaaaactaaaataaacCCTGTATTATATTGGATATTATTTTTTACAGAGCCTTTATGCATCCAAAACGAGTTGCTTTGCTTCAATAGTTTGTATAATTTAAAAACACTTAATAAatcaacaaaaccaaaatgtgGTATGCACCCtgaacatgaaaaataaacCCCATAAGATTagaagtaacttttttttaagcgctgtaaaaatacagtatgttgcaaAGAACAGCGTTTTGGATGTGTGGTTCTGTTTCTTTGAGTTCTTGAACTTACAAATTTGTCAATGCATCACTGAACCAAATGTGGAAATGAGTGGCAGAgaaagagagtgtgtgtgtgtgtgtgtgtgtgtgtgtgtgtgcgtgtgggagaGAGAAATTAAATGGATGAATGCAAGTCACTGTAATTATTTAACTTACTTATCAATAGTCCCCTTCGAAAGTATTGGAACGGAAAGGTCAATTGCATCACTTTTGTTGTATATActgaaaattattttgagtATTAGACTAAAGGACGAATATGAGACAAATGTTCAGATTCAGAATTccagcatttcatttcatggaatttacatttaaatgtgttaaaCAACGCAAGAGAGAGCTCCAGTAGTCGACTGCGGTTAGTGTGTCAgtctcacagtgctgaggtgcagggttggattccggctccagccttgctgtgtggaggggtttttttgcagCTCAATAATCACATAAATCGATGAGACACTCTCTTTCATATTGGGGAAGAGTGTGACAATTACATGGACATAAA
This window contains:
- the LOC127612217 gene encoding trace amine-associated receptor 13c-like, whose protein sequence is METSVEAELCFPLVVNASCSKTQRPHPIAAYILLSAMSLITVTLNLLVIISISHFKQLHTPTNLLLLSLAISDLLVGFLMLFPISLLGGCWFFGDLMCVLYFVVDHSVTSASIGSMVFISIDRYLAICDPLCYTIKVTKTRVDISVLLCWSASFVFNSLFSMDNLKQPGRFNTCVGECVNVVSYAAGMTDLFISFIGPITVIVILYIRVFMVAVSHARAMHSRVGSITLQGPAIKSSELKAARTLGLLVVVFIVCIMPYFCVAISGQNTLLNASSATFIISMFYLNSCLNPMIYAIFYPWFRKSMKLIVTLQILKPDFQQPNIM